A section of the Oryzias melastigma strain HK-1 linkage group LG14, ASM292280v2, whole genome shotgun sequence genome encodes:
- the LOC112143027 gene encoding uncharacterized protein LOC112143027 yields the protein MSRGLTDESEYDEVVESQVTRVRVLKGVPMQGSLGHFYESVAEDYRSYRLGDKTGRKDRENAQNIARHCLVFCAYMLEKDGDEDDQEHSVGSPAAAGPTNDLTFLSNIKRLRHFPTYLRARGYAVTSVRNMLISISVFLNHVQNSFMLQSRLSTSDIGRAHYELKKLRSDINRDIMARQQQFKRVKTSTLPQASDEVHFLDTAKKCIPQLFDSLISEDTTTVVTDHNLLIGYIMGYLSIISGHRSTVLTEMEASDVMDADSWNNGQLFQLLVGSHKTDLTYGHAFIVLEDFEMILLQKMCRSECCNHGIQPLFVFHTIVGSPVYKANKYLAAAWRDAGLDNPVTFGAIRSSVATQVNEASLLFKVHLRWMEGVFFPL from the exons ATGTCCAGGGGGCTCACCGATGAGTCTGAGTATGATGAAGTAGTGGAGTCGCAGGTGACACGTGTCAGGGTTCTGAAAGGCGTGCCCATGCAGGGGTCACTGGGGCACTTCTATG AGAGTGTAGCTGAGGACTACAGGAGCTACAGGCTGGGAGACAAAACAGGGAGAAAGGACAGGGAGAACGCGCAGAACATAGCCAGACACTGTCTAGTCTTCTGTGCATATATGCTCGAGAAGGATGGTGATGAAGACGACCAGGAGCACAGTGTGGGGTCCCCAGCTGCAGCCGGACCAACAAATGACTTGACGTTCCTGTCCAACATCAAACGCCTGAGGCATTTCCCGACCTATCTGAGAGCAAGAGGCTACGCTGTGACTTCAGTCCGCAATATGCTGATAagcatctctgtttttttaaatcacgtACAAAACTCTTTCATGCTGCAAAGTAGGCTGTCAACCAGCGACATTGGACGAGCGCACTACGAACTGAAGAAGCTCAGGTCTGACATCAACAGGGACATTATGGCACGCCAGCAACAATTCAAGAGGGTGAAGACCTCAACGCTGCCTCAGGCTTCAGACGAAGTCCATTTCCTGGACACCGCCAAGAAGTGCATCCCACAGCTGTTTG ACAGCCTAATTTCCGAAGACACCACAACAGTAGTGACCGATCACAACCTCTTAATTGGCTATATCATGGGATATCTGTCCATCATCAGCGGGCATCGGAGCACAGTCCTCACAGAGATGGAGGCGTCTGACGTGATGGATGCTGACTCCTGGAACAACGGCCAGCTGTTTCAACTCTTG gtggGCAGTCACAAAACTGACCTGACATACGGGCACGCCTTCATTGTCCTAGAAGACTTTGAGATGATCTTGCTGCAGAAGATGTGCAGGAGCGAGTGTTGCAACCATGGGATACAACCACTATTCGTGTTTCACACGATTGTGGGTTCGCCAGTTTACAAGGCCAACAAGTACCTGGCAGCTGCGTGGAGAGATGCAGGTCTGGACAACCCCGTGACGTTTGGCGCCATACGGAGCAGTGTGGCAACCCAAGTGAATGAGGCTAGCTTGTTGTTCAAAGTCCATCTGCGATGGATGGAGGGGGTGTTTTTTCCTCTCTAG
- the LOC112143026 gene encoding uncharacterized protein LOC112143026 (The sequence of the model RefSeq protein was modified relative to this genomic sequence to represent the inferred CDS: added 35 bases not found in genome assembly) → MLLTNKNKLTTPQLSLLNRGLTFIPTSGSRKNLLPQCRYDLQKYHRRLKLTAYYQNSNPTEKKPFLPPSNWTPSDDGLPSYILELIKADLDYFDNHFKIDRTKPNLTKQETADLRQLMNNKEIVIKPPDKGSVVVIMEKEKYLWEGYRQLKDEKYYKQLDKPIFLETFQTITKIFQKIYNKNLINAKQRNYLIGSSEPRARQFYLLPQIHKEPASWSIPFVIPPGRPIVSDCSSETYRSAEFIDYFLNPLSTKHQSYIKDTYDFIEKIKTLNIPHNSSLFTIDVDSLYTNIDTQEGLAAVKNIFNTFKDQKRPDEEILQLLEINLTKNDFEFNGHFFLQIKGTAMGKKFAPAYADIFMAEWETEALKKCPKQPLHYYRYLDDIWGVWTYSDQDFINFIDTLNTHNPSIKLKSTIDRNSINFLDTTTFKGPKFETNNILDTKVYFKETDTHALLHKHSYHPKHTFAGLVKSQQKVHSDIPCYSL, encoded by the coding sequence atgcttttaaccaataaaaataaacttaccaCTCCCCAGCTTTCTCTACTAAATAGGGGGCTTACTTTTATTCCAACCAGTGGAAGCAGAAAAAATCTTTTGCCCCAATGTAGATATGATCTACAAAAATATCATAGGAGACTAAAATTAACAGCCTACTATCAAAATTCAAATCCCACAGAAAAAAAGCCCTTTCTCCCACCTTCCAATTGGACACCCTCAGACGATGGCCTCCCCTCCTACATCCTGGAATTAATCAAGGCAGACCTTGATTATTTTGACAACCACTTCAAAATAGATAGAACCAAACCCAATCTGACCAAACAAGAAACTGCAGACTTAAGACAACTAATGAACAACAAAGAAATTGTTATAAAACCACCCGATAAAGGCAGTGTGGTTGTAATtatggaaaaggaaaaatatttatggGAGGGTTACAGACAactgaaagatgaaaaatacTATAAACAATTAGATAAACCTATATTCctagaaacatttcaaacaataaccaaaatatttcagaaaatatataataaaaatctaataaatgcaaaacaacGCAATTACTTGATTGGAAGCTCAGAGCCCAGAGCAAGGCAATTTTATCTGCTCCCCCAAATCCACAAAGAACCGGCCTCCTGGAGCATCCCCTTTGTGATCCCTCCTGGCCGGCCGATAGTTTCGGACTGTAGCAGTGAAACCTATAGGTCGGCAGAatttatagattattttttaaatccactgtCCACCAAACATCAAagctatataaaagacacatatgactttattgaaaaaattaaaacattaaatattccCCACAATTCGTCCCTTTTTACAATTGACGTGGACAGTCTCTATACAAACATTGACACCCAAGAAGGATTGGCAGctgtaaaaaacatatttaatacatttaaggACCAAAAAAGACCAGACGAGGAAATCCTACAATTATTGGAAATAAATCTaactaaaaatgattttgaatttAATGGACACTTTTTTCTGCAAATCAAGGGGACTGCAATGGGGAAGAAATTTGCTCCGGCCTACGCAGACATATTCATGGCTGAGTGGGAAACTGAGGCCCTGAAAAAATGCCCAAAACAACCGCTCCATTATTATAGATATTTAGATGACATATGGGGCGTCTGGACTTATTCTGATCAGGActtcataaactttattgacaccCTTAACACACACAATCCCTccatcaaattaaaatcaacTATTGACCGAAACTCTATTAATTTTTTGGACACAACCACATTTAAAGGTCCcaaatttgaaacaaataacATCCTTGACACAAAAGtctattttaaagaaacagataCACACGCCCTCTTGCACAAACATAGTTACcacccaaaacacacttttgcaGGTCTTGTGAAGTCCCAGC